The window GAAAGAATGTGGTTACCGATAGTAATGGTGATTTTTTGATAGAAATTCCTTCAGGAGTTTATACTTTAATCGTGAAAGCTCCGAAATACAATGTATTGCGTGTAGAAAAATTATCGATTGCAAATAATGAAACCAACACTGTTTCATTTGTTATGAGGTCGGCCTCTGATAAGATCGCGAGTATAAAAGAAGTGGTGATTATGGGAAATCGAAAAGCTGATACTCAGGCAGGATTGCTGGCTTTACAGAAAAAAGCAGCGCAGATGAATGACGGAATTTCGGCTGAACAAATTGCCAAAACACCGGATAATGATTTGGGAGGAACGCTGAAAAGGATAACAGGTATTACGACTATTGATAATAAATATGTAGTGGTGCGCTCCATGGGAGAACGTTGGAATACGGCAGCGATGGATGGAATCAATCTTCCAAGTACGGAAGCTTACAACCAAAACTTTTCGTTCGATATTATTCCAAACTCGATGGTAGAAAGTGTGATTGTGAGCAAAACAGCCACTCCGGATATGAATGCAAGCTTTGCAGGAGGTTTTGTAGAAGTTAAAACGAAAGATATTCCCAACGAAAATTTTACGACGGTAACGATGGGAACCTCTTACAATGATCAGGCAACTTTTAAAGAATTTCTTACCAAAAAACGGGGAAAATATGATTACTTCGGGTATGATGACGGAACGAGAGACTTCCCTTTTGGTTTGAAATTTACAAATTGGGAAAACCCTTTGTTCTTTGAACAATCGAAACAGTTTAAGAATGATAATTTCACCAATTATGCAACAACTGCAGATATGGGATCTAATTTTCAAATTGCTTTAGGAAGAAATTATAAGCTTAAAAACAATGACAAATGGGGATTTGCAGGAGCTTTGATTGTAAGAAACGAACAAAATAAATTAGAAATTGACCATACAGGAAGAGGAAACTGGTTAGACACAACTTACTTGCTCTCAGATTGGCAAACAACCGGCTCAGATCCCGTAGAATTTTACAACTTTAAAAATCAGGGCGCCTCTTATAATTATAATTCTACCGTTGCCGGAATGTTGAATTTTGGATTACAGTTGGGTAAAAACAGATTTTCATTCAGAAATTCTTATACTCATATTTATGACAACACTTTGACTAGGATTACCGGCTGGAATGAATATACTTCGGGAAGTGGTTTGCCCGCTAATGCAGAATTGGCTTACAATTATTTTTATAACGGAATTATTCCCAATAATGATCCTGAACAAATAAAAACTTTAGATAGACCTTATACCAATAATACCAATTACCCAATTTATCAAACTCTTTTACAGAATAAAATAGATGGAAGTCATAAAATAGGGAATGTAGCGGTAGACTGGTTTGCGGCAAGAACGGGTGTAGTATCTGATACAAAAGATTATACCTTACACAATACACTTTATAGTTTCGTCGGGAATGAGATCTTGGCTTATCATGAAGCTAATAATTCTTCGAGCGATTTTGCGAGAGGTTATATAGAAAATAAAGAGACCGATTATAATTACGGAGCTTCTTTTAAATGGGGTAAAGATTTCGGAAATTTTAAAAATGATATAAAGGCAGGTTATGCAGGAGCATCTAAAAGCAATACCAATTTGCAGCAAAAATTTTTGTTAAGGGTTGACGAAAAAGTTACCGGAAGCAATCTTATGGCTTTACAGGGCGCACTATCCGAATGGTTAGATGGTTCGCATTATGTTCCAGGTGGAATAGGGTGGCAGACAAGACCGCTTTACACCGACGAACAATACAAAGGTAAAGTGGAGCAGCATGCCGGATTTATTATGTTTGATAATCGGTGGAAAAATAAATTCAGGTTGGTTTGGGGATTAAGAGCAGAATATTTTAAATATGAATTACTTTCTCAACAGCTAGATTCTAATGATCCTCAAAATATTTATAAAGAGCCTGTAGAAGACAAGCCATGGCAATTCATGCCTTCTGCCAATTTTACGTACAGCCCGACCAATAAAATTAATGTAAGGCTTGCTTATAACAGAATGATTATTCGCCCACAATTTAATGAGAGAACAGGGTTGCCTTATTTTGATCCTATTGCCAATGGATTGATTCATAATACAGAAATGGTTTCGTCGGTGGTGAATAATTATGATTTTAAATTGGAATGGTTTCCTGGTTTAGGTGAAATATTCTCAGCCGGATTATACTATAAAAATATAGACAGACCCATTGAAAGAGAAGGATATATTTCAAATGAGGGAAACTTGCATCTTTACAACGGAAATTCTAAAAATGCAGAACTGAAAGGGTTTGAGGCTGAGGTAAGAAAAAATTTAGGATTTATCGCAACAGATTCTTTTTTGGAAAAACTGTTCATCAGTGGGAATTTCACCTATAATGAGACCAAAGTAATATCTTTTAAAGATATAGCTAAAACATCAGATCTTGATGACACCTATGAAGTAGACAGACCGCTTTACGGACAAACTCCTTATGCTTATAATTTAGGACTGATGTATGATGGTGAAAGATTGGGAATAAGTCTTTTGTACAATGCAAAAGGGGAGCAATATATAACTGTAGGGTATGGCTACAATGGAGAAGAGATTCAAAGACCTTATGCTGTGGCAGATGCACAGATTTCGTACAGATTTTTAAGAGACAGAAATTTAGAGGTGAAATTTAATGCAAGAAACCTTTTCAACAGGGTGAAAGAGTTTTATAATAATTTCAATTCTTATTCGGTATCTAAAGGCGGCAGCTCGCAAACGGAAAGAGAAATGCTGGAACTTCTTCCCGGTGCTACCAATAAGTATGATAAAAACATTGATAAAATTTTATTTCGCGCTTACAGCGGAAGAATATTCGGCTTAAGCGTGAACTATACTTTTTAATGATAAAAAATAAAGAAAAGAGCTCAGTAGTGCAACGTACAGGTTTGGTATCCTGAGATTGAATCACAAAAATATAACTGATGAACGCGCAACACAGTTACAGATTCATGAAAAATAAACCAATGCCATCCGTTTTCCCAAACATTGGCAGAGACAAATGGGAACTCTTCGGTACAGCTCCTCCTGTAGCGCAGAGTAAAAAAAACCAAATCGCAGAAATACAGAGGCGTGTATTTCTAAAATTTTTTTAAAAAAATCAAGCCGGAAAACAATAAACCATAAAGCTTGATATCCAAAAAACTTTAACAATGAAAAAATTAACTTTAATCGCTGTAGCAGCATTGTCTCTTACTGCTTGTCAACATGATTCTTTAGTAGATTCTTCAAATTCTTTCGATATGAAAGCTACTTCTGCTGAATATGTTACTGCATCTGCACTTCCTGTAACTGCCGTTAGCGGTGAAATTACTTCTAACACTGTTTGGAGCGGAGTTATAGAGATCAACGGTATTGTTTCTGTAAAAAATGGAGCAACGCTTACCATTCAGCCAGGTACATTTATTAAAGCTAAACCTAATGCGATAGGTGAAGGTTCTGGTATTTTGGTTATTACAAAATCTGGTAAAATTAATGCAACGGGTACAGAGTCTCAACCGATTATTTTTACAAGTTATAATTTATTAGACGGAAACGAAGATACAACGGCAACTTCTGGAGATTTCGGTGGAGTAGTAATTTTAGGTGATGCTCCTACAAACGTTCCTACAACAACTACTGTAGAAGGTTTAACAGGAAGTGATTTTTATTTCGGAGGATCAAATCCTGCTCATGATGGAGGAATCATGAAATATGTTCGTATCGAGTTTGCTGGGTACGACTTCGTAGGTGCTAACTCTGGTAACGAAGTGAATGCTTTAACGTTGGCTGGTGTTGGAAATGGTACTACTTTAGATCATATTCAGGTTTCTTTCGGTCAGGATGATTCTTTTGAATTTTTTGGGGGAACAGTGAATGCTTCTAACTTAATTTCTTTTGCTGCAGAAGATGATAACTTCGATTTTGATAACGGATATACAGGTACTATTACTTGCGCTCTTTCATTAGCAGATACAAACTCATCACATACAACAAGCGGTGGAGTTTCTGATACTAATGGTATTGAGTTGGATAATAATGCATCAGGTACTTCAACGGCGTTGCTTACTCACCCGGTAATCAACAACCTTACTATCGTAGGACCAAGTACAAATGTATTTTCTACAGTTCCTAATGTAGGTCCTGCTTATGAAAACGGAATCCACATCAGAAGAAATGGTAAATTAACATTAAATGATGCTGTTATTACAGGATATCCTACAGGGATAAGAGTAGAAGGTTCTGGTTCAGAATTATCTTCTGCGTCTATCTATAGCTCTATTAAAGTTCATGGGTTTACAACTTCTGTTACAGGTTTAGGTACAACAGGAATTCCTAGTGCTAACTTATTTACAGGAGCTTCTGCTCAGCTTTTTGGGATGAGTCAGCCATTTTTCAACTTCGGAGGTTGGAATGTATCTCCAAGAAACTGTGGAAACTATGACGGAATCTGGACAAAATATAATTTTGGTACAATAGACTAACATTTATAAAGCAGGGAGGGTAGTTTTTACATTCCCTGCTTTTATTTTTTTAAATTTTAAAAATTGGTATTATGAAAAAAATAATTTTATTATCTGTACTACTTTTATCGAAGGCAATATTTGCTCAAATTCCTGTTTGGATGAATACATTTGAAACACCAAGTGACTTACAAGGATGGACTTTCTATGATACAAATGGAAATGGAAACGGTTGGATGCAGGGGCAGAATATCTATCACAACGGAACTGCATTAGCATATGGAACCTCCGGTGTTCTTCGCCATTCTGTAAATTTGGTTCCTACAGGAAATGCAACAGGTTTTGCAACTGAAAACGATTGGATAGTTTCTCCGGAGATAGATCTTACGAATGCTGGCGGAAATATTACTTTAGCGGGATATGTTGGAAGACAAAGGTCTACCCATGCGAGTGTAAGCAGAGATTTATACATTTTTGTAAGCACCTCTCAGAAACCCGTTCCTGGTCTTGCAGATTTTCAACAGTTAGCTGCTGATGCACAGACTGCAGGTGGTGCCACATATAGATTTAGTGCATCCAATAACCTGCCGTCTGATCTTACACAGTTTGCAGAATCTTTGGTAAATATTTCAGCTTTTGCAGGTAAGAAAATTTATATAGGGCTTTGGTCAAACAGGGTTTCATCGGGAGGAGCTCCAAATTCTCAGAATATCAACATAGATGAGATGGCAATATATGCTTCTGTTTTAGGCACCAAAGAAGTGAAAGCAGGAAAGGCATTAAGCAAGATTACAAACAATCCTGTATCATCTTCATTACAAATAAAGCTTGATGCCGCTTTAAAGGAAAATAGCATAACGGTAACGGTCTATAATATGGGCGGTCAGCAGATTTTAAAAACAAAATATTCTAAAAACATCAATGTATCAGAATTTCCGGCAGGGAGCTACATCGCTGAGGTATCAAACGGTATCATCTCTGAGCGATTGAAATTTATAAAAAAATAAATTCCCTTTTATAAAGCTTTATAACCATGAAAACTAAAACATATCCAATGTAATTTTTTTATAATTAAGCAATTGCCCTCAGCTTTTATGTTTGAGCTGAGGCAATTTTTCTGATTAACACTTTTACTTTTTAAAATTAAATAAATGAAAAATATTTTAGCGCTGGCTGTATTTACACTGCTTTTTTCCTGTACAGACAATAGTTCTTTAGAAGTTTATGATAAAATTCAGAGGGCAGCACAGATAAATATTAAAGGATACTCAAAGCCGGATGTTATACAGATGAGACTCAACGGAAAACCGATATCTGTTAATGGAAATACTTCTTACACCGAGAAAATAGAAACTCAGCTCAGTTTTGTTGTAGATAAAGGAGAGACCAACGAAATTGGAATTTACAATAATGAAACCGGAGCTCAGATTGCCAAATACAACATCAATTTTGATAACGTTTTAGATTATAAAGATTTGTATTTCTTCAATTTACCCGGAATTTATTTACAGACGTATGCCGTAAAACCTCAGGTTAATTTGGGAAGAGTAGGTTTTGAATTTATTTTTCCTAATCTTGGTGAATTTTCAGGAGCATCTTTAGAAGGCGTAAAAGGGGTTTTGAAGAGAGAAAACGGAACTGTACTTGCTGAATTTGATACTATTGGAAAAAAAGATTTTACAGCCGTTAAAATTTACACATTTTTCAGCGCTACGGCTCCTGTGTATCTGGAACTGTATAAAGTGGGAACGAATATTCCTTACACAGATTCAAACATCATAAAAGTAACTTTAAAACAGGATATTGGCGCTAATATGATCGTCCTTCAGGAAAAAATGGAGAATGGAGTTTGGGTCGTGAAAGGCGATATTGATGTTGCTGATTATTTATAAATGATTTTAAAATTTATGAGCAATACTTTTTTTAAAACTCAGTTACTGGCTTTAATTATATTATCTTTTTTAATCATTTCCTGCAACCGTACAGATGATGAGGTGCCCAATTTTCCTGAAGGTAGCACCGAGTCCGTGAATGTTTGGGTTCAGGATAGCATGAGGCGATATTACTATTGGGCAGATCAGATGCCGCCAAAGCCCAATTACCATCTTCCGGTAAAAGACTTTTTTAAAAGTTTGCTGCTTCCTCTGGATCGTTTTTCATTTATAGTTAATACGAGTGATGCATCTACTTACCCTCGTTCGGTAAGAAATATGTATGGCTTCGATTATGCTGTTTTGCAGTTGGATAATGGTGAAATTGCGACAGTCATAAAATTAGTTTTGAAAAATTCTCCCGCTCAGAATGCCGGATTGGAAAGAGGAATGATCATCAAAAAAATCAATGGGCAAAATATTACCGCTTCTAATGCAGAACAATTAACCTCATCTATTGCTGAAAAAACACAGATTGAGCTTACCGTAGGAAATTGGCAAAACGGATCAGTGATTAATGAAAAAAACATTACGGTTTATTATGGGTATACTTTTGAGCAGCCTTTGATGTCTAAAATATTTGATAAAAACGGAAAGAAAACAGGATATCTTTATATTTATGATTTTCCGGATGGGATGAGCCAGGCTCTCAATCATAAGTTCGCAGAATTTAAAAGTGCAGGAGTGCAGGATTTGGTTCTTGATCTTCGATACAATTATGGAGGTTCTGTTTCATCAGCTGCAGCACTTTGTGCATTGATTCCGGCAGGGATTTCTGCAAATTCCCAGTTTATTACCTACAAAGGAAATAAAAATGGAGGTGAAGTTAAAAGGTCTTTTTCACAGCAAATTGCTTATAGTTCTAATTCTATTGGTTTTAATGCTTTACAAGCCAATTCCCTTGATTTGCAAAAAGTATACATTTTAACCTCAAAAAGTACTGCCTCTGCTTCTGAAATTGTTATCAATAATCTAAAACCTTATATGGAAGTCATTCAGGTTGGTGAAGTTACATTAGGAAAAGACATGGCCGGATTTGTAATTGAAGACAAACGAAAACCTAAGAAAATTACCTGGCAGATACATCCCGTTATTTATAAAGTATTCAATGCTAATGGTGAAGGGAATTATAGTAACGGAATTTTTCCGCAAATCGCTGTTAATGAATTTATATCATTGCCATTACTTCCTTTAGGCGATCCTGACGAAATATTGCTTTCTTCTGTGATGAATAAAATTTATTCAAAGTCTGTAAATACAGAAGCTCAATCAAAAAGCGTAAAAGTTTTATTTCAAAGTGATAGTCCTTTTACTGTTCTTTCAAAATTAAATTTTAAGTAAAATATGCAAGGTATCGAGCCAAAATTTCATAATACTCTCATCGAAAGAGCTAAATATTACCGTTACTTATTGGTCGAATCACAAAAAGATACTGAATTTAGCAATCCAATTGATATTGATGAAGTTTCTGAGCTTGGTGATCTTTATGAAGAGTATCTAAAAAACAAAAGCCAGCTTGAAAAAAGCATAAAAAAATACAAGGAATGTCATAAAAAAGCGCAAACTCAACTGTCTTTAAAACTTCGTATTTTAAGAAGAAATTTAAAGAAAGGATGAGGGTTTTTCAGTCACACAAAGATTTTTACGAAGAATATAATAGAATGTTTAGTGTTGATAATTGCTTTTTCTTTTTAAAGTTGAAAGAAAGATGATTTACTTATATTTGCCCCGCAAAGCAAATTCATATGTTCAAAAAAGTAATCACTGCATGTATCCTTAGCTTTTATACGGTTTTTTCAGCCCAACAAGTTCGACCTGCAAAATCATCTGAAATCTACCGCGACCTCAAAACTCTGAAAAATTTACCTAAAGTTTTATACCTTGCCGCTCATCCCGATGACGAAAATACGGGATTACTTTCGTGGTTAATCAATGACCAAAATGTAGAAACGGGCTATTTGTCTTTAACCAGAGGTGATGGCGGGCAGAATTTATTAGGCACAGAGCAAGGAGCTGCATTGGGTTTGATACGAACGCACGAACTTCTGGAAGCAAGAAAATTAGACGGCGCCCAGCAGTTTTTTACCCGTGCGATTGATTTCGGGTTCTCCAAAAATACAACTGATACTTTTAAACAATGGGATGAAAATAGCATTATAGCGGATGTAGTTTGGGTAATCCGCAAATTCCGTCCGGATGTTATCATTTGTCGTTTTCCTCCAACTGCTGCGGCTGGTCACGGACAACACGCTGCTTCAGCTGTGGTTGCGGAAAAAGCCTTTAAGTTGGCAGGCGATAAAAATGCTTTCCCAAATCAATTAAAATACGTGAATGTTTGGCAACCCAAACGAATTCTGTGGAATACTTTCCGCTTTGGATCAGTCAACACGACCGCTGAAAATCAATTGAAAGTTACCGTTGGACAATACGATGCGCAACTGGGAATGGGCTACGGTGAATTGGCCGGATTAAGCAGAAGTTTACATAAAAGCCAGGGTGCAGGAACACAGTCTGTAGCCGGCATTAAAACTGAATATTTTTCTCACGTTGATGGCGAACCTGCAAAATCAACACTTTTTGACGGAATCAATAAAACCTGGACAAAAGAAGGAAATACTGATATCGACCAATCTTTAGATAAAATTATTTCCGCTTTCAATTTCAATAATCCTGACCGTAGTTTGCCTGATTTGCTTGTATTGCGAAAAAAAGTGATGGCATTGAAAGATTCAGATTTAAAAAAGGATAAAATTAAATCTCTTGATCAAATCATTTTAAGTTGTGCCGGATTTATGGGTGAGGTTGTGACCAACCAGGCTGAAGCAGTTGCCGGAGAAAGTCACAATTTTAGATTAAATGTAATTTCAAGAGCAGAAAATCCTGTCGTTTTAGAAAATGTAAAATGGTTGAGTCAATCAGAAAATTTCAACAGAAAACTATCAAAAGATTCTTTAATTACGATTCAGCATCAAATTCAGATTCCTGCAGATGCAGCACTCACAGAACCTTATTGGTTAGCAAAACCAGCCAAAGATGCAGCAACTTTCTCTGTTCCGAATGATACTTTAGTCGGTTTGCCAGAAACAGAATCACCATTGAATGTTTTGCTTGATTTAAAAATTGGTTCGGAAAAATTTAAAGTAAAACTTCCTTTATCTTTCAAGAAATTAGACCCAGTCCGTGGTGACGTGGTCGAAGCTTTACGTATTATTCCTGCATTGGAACTGAAATTTACTCAACCGCTTTATTTGGTCAAAGAAAATGAAGATTTACATTTGAGTTTAAATGTTAAGATTAATTCCAACAAACAGTTCAACAATGGAAAAGTTAATTTGATGTATAACGGAGAACGATTAGGTGGCGGTGATTTAAAATCGGTTAATGGAAAAGATTTTACCGTTGATTATATCATTCCAAAAGCTAAACTGGCCTCAATAAAATCAAATCAGCTACAATTGGATGCAAATTTTATTGCAGATGGAATCACTTATAATAAAAAACAGGTATTAATTCAATATCCTCATTTACCTTCATTACAATATTTTGCTCCTGCAACGGTCGCGGTTATGAAAGGCGATATTCAGACAAAGATTAAAAAAGTAGGTTATGTACAAGGTGCAGGAGATTTTATTCCTGAGTTCTTAAGAATTGCAGGTATTCAGGTTGATGTTTTGAAAGACGAAGATTTTTATGGCAATTTAGATGAATCTGGCGGAAGTCAAAATAAATTTTCTCAATATGATGCCATCGTATTGGGTATCCGTGCCAATAATACTGAGAAAAAGTTGGGTCGTTGGATGCCTTTTTTATGGTCTTATGTAAAAGCCGGAGGTAATTTGGTAATGCAGTACAACACCAATCAGGATACAACTCTTGACCAATTGGGAATGTATAATTTCAGTATTGCCAACAAGCGCGTGACCGAAGAAAATGCTGAGGTTAAATTTTTAAATCCAAATCATAAATTACTGAACTTCCCAAATAAAATTACCTCAAATGATTTTAAGGGTTGGGTTCAGGAACTTGGCGCTTATTTCCCTGCTCAATGGGATGCAGCGTATGAACCACTTTTTGAAATGCACGATACAGGTGAAGAATCTCTACAGGGGTCAACTTTGTACACTAAGTACGGGAAAGGTAATTTTATTTATACACCGTTGGCATTTTTTAGACAGTTGCCTGCGGGAAATGTTGGGGCAGCCCGTTTATTTTTAAACTTTTTATCTGCACAGAAAAACTAATGAAAAAACAACTTAAAAATTGGAATATCTGGTACATACTATTAGCGGTTGCATTGGTATTGCAAATCGTATTTTATTATTTGTTTACTAAATTTTGGGCATGAGTACGATAGATTGGACAGTTCTTATTGTTACACTGGTTGCAGTGGTTGTTTACGGCATATTTATCGGTCGTGGGCAAAAAAGCAACGCATCTTACCTGAAAGCAGATAATAAAATGCCTTGGTATATTGTATTGATAGGTATCATGGCAACGCAGGCAAGTGCGATTACATTTCTTTCGGCGCCGGGTCAGGCTTATACAGACGGAATGCGTTTTGTGCAGTATTACTTTGGTTTGCCTTTGGCGATGATTGTTATCTGTATTACTTTTATCCCTATTTTTCAACGTTTGAATGTTTATACGGCTTATGAATATCTTGAAAATCGTTTTGATAAAAAAACAAGAGTTCTCACTTCACTGCTATTTCTTTTTTCCAGAGGATTATCGACGGGAATCAGCATTTACGCTCCGAGTATTATTTTAGCAAGCGTTTTAAATTGGAATATTTATTTAACCAATGTTTTAACGGGTGGTATTTTGTTGATTTACACCTATGTTGGTGGAGCAAA is drawn from Chryseobacterium muglaense and contains these coding sequences:
- a CDS encoding TonB-dependent receptor, translated to MKSVKCGFTIAALFFTVTIEAQELVQKVSFSAPGGKPLIEVLEEFAGKTRMRLVYSKADIKELKVKSIKCDNIPVNACLKDITSGLPIVHRLRGDLISIKYQGSDVSALGDGRVSGKIVDEIGNPIINADVSIAGKNVVTDSNGDFLIEIPSGVYTLIVKAPKYNVLRVEKLSIANNETNTVSFVMRSASDKIASIKEVVIMGNRKADTQAGLLALQKKAAQMNDGISAEQIAKTPDNDLGGTLKRITGITTIDNKYVVVRSMGERWNTAAMDGINLPSTEAYNQNFSFDIIPNSMVESVIVSKTATPDMNASFAGGFVEVKTKDIPNENFTTVTMGTSYNDQATFKEFLTKKRGKYDYFGYDDGTRDFPFGLKFTNWENPLFFEQSKQFKNDNFTNYATTADMGSNFQIALGRNYKLKNNDKWGFAGALIVRNEQNKLEIDHTGRGNWLDTTYLLSDWQTTGSDPVEFYNFKNQGASYNYNSTVAGMLNFGLQLGKNRFSFRNSYTHIYDNTLTRITGWNEYTSGSGLPANAELAYNYFYNGIIPNNDPEQIKTLDRPYTNNTNYPIYQTLLQNKIDGSHKIGNVAVDWFAARTGVVSDTKDYTLHNTLYSFVGNEILAYHEANNSSSDFARGYIENKETDYNYGASFKWGKDFGNFKNDIKAGYAGASKSNTNLQQKFLLRVDEKVTGSNLMALQGALSEWLDGSHYVPGGIGWQTRPLYTDEQYKGKVEQHAGFIMFDNRWKNKFRLVWGLRAEYFKYELLSQQLDSNDPQNIYKEPVEDKPWQFMPSANFTYSPTNKINVRLAYNRMIIRPQFNERTGLPYFDPIANGLIHNTEMVSSVVNNYDFKLEWFPGLGEIFSAGLYYKNIDRPIEREGYISNEGNLHLYNGNSKNAELKGFEAEVRKNLGFIATDSFLEKLFISGNFTYNETKVISFKDIAKTSDLDDTYEVDRPLYGQTPYAYNLGLMYDGERLGISLLYNAKGEQYITVGYGYNGEEIQRPYAVADAQISYRFLRDRNLEVKFNARNLFNRVKEFYNNFNSYSVSKGGSSQTEREMLELLPGATNKYDKNIDKILFRAYSGRIFGLSVNYTF
- a CDS encoding T9SS-dependent choice-of-anchor J family protein is translated as MKKIILLSVLLLSKAIFAQIPVWMNTFETPSDLQGWTFYDTNGNGNGWMQGQNIYHNGTALAYGTSGVLRHSVNLVPTGNATGFATENDWIVSPEIDLTNAGGNITLAGYVGRQRSTHASVSRDLYIFVSTSQKPVPGLADFQQLAADAQTAGGATYRFSASNNLPSDLTQFAESLVNISAFAGKKIYIGLWSNRVSSGGAPNSQNINIDEMAIYASVLGTKEVKAGKALSKITNNPVSSSLQIKLDAALKENSITVTVYNMGGQQILKTKYSKNINVSEFPAGSYIAEVSNGIISERLKFIKK
- a CDS encoding S41 family peptidase, with protein sequence MSNTFFKTQLLALIILSFLIISCNRTDDEVPNFPEGSTESVNVWVQDSMRRYYYWADQMPPKPNYHLPVKDFFKSLLLPLDRFSFIVNTSDASTYPRSVRNMYGFDYAVLQLDNGEIATVIKLVLKNSPAQNAGLERGMIIKKINGQNITASNAEQLTSSIAEKTQIELTVGNWQNGSVINEKNITVYYGYTFEQPLMSKIFDKNGKKTGYLYIYDFPDGMSQALNHKFAEFKSAGVQDLVLDLRYNYGGSVSSAAALCALIPAGISANSQFITYKGNKNGGEVKRSFSQQIAYSSNSIGFNALQANSLDLQKVYILTSKSTASASEIVINNLKPYMEVIQVGEVTLGKDMAGFVIEDKRKPKKITWQIHPVIYKVFNANGEGNYSNGIFPQIAVNEFISLPLLPLGDPDEILLSSVMNKIYSKSVNTEAQSKSVKVLFQSDSPFTVLSKLNFK
- a CDS encoding PIG-L family deacetylase; translated protein: MFKKVITACILSFYTVFSAQQVRPAKSSEIYRDLKTLKNLPKVLYLAAHPDDENTGLLSWLINDQNVETGYLSLTRGDGGQNLLGTEQGAALGLIRTHELLEARKLDGAQQFFTRAIDFGFSKNTTDTFKQWDENSIIADVVWVIRKFRPDVIICRFPPTAAAGHGQHAASAVVAEKAFKLAGDKNAFPNQLKYVNVWQPKRILWNTFRFGSVNTTAENQLKVTVGQYDAQLGMGYGELAGLSRSLHKSQGAGTQSVAGIKTEYFSHVDGEPAKSTLFDGINKTWTKEGNTDIDQSLDKIISAFNFNNPDRSLPDLLVLRKKVMALKDSDLKKDKIKSLDQIILSCAGFMGEVVTNQAEAVAGESHNFRLNVISRAENPVVLENVKWLSQSENFNRKLSKDSLITIQHQIQIPADAALTEPYWLAKPAKDAATFSVPNDTLVGLPETESPLNVLLDLKIGSEKFKVKLPLSFKKLDPVRGDVVEALRIIPALELKFTQPLYLVKENEDLHLSLNVKINSNKQFNNGKVNLMYNGERLGGGDLKSVNGKDFTVDYIIPKAKLASIKSNQLQLDANFIADGITYNKKQVLIQYPHLPSLQYFAPATVAVMKGDIQTKIKKVGYVQGAGDFIPEFLRIAGIQVDVLKDEDFYGNLDESGGSQNKFSQYDAIVLGIRANNTEKKLGRWMPFLWSYVKAGGNLVMQYNTNQDTTLDQLGMYNFSIANKRVTEENAEVKFLNPNHKLLNFPNKITSNDFKGWVQELGAYFPAQWDAAYEPLFEMHDTGEESLQGSTLYTKYGKGNFIYTPLAFFRQLPAGNVGAARLFLNFLSAQKN